ACCAGCTCGAAGAGATGATCCGTGAACCGTTGGTGCTCACGGTCAGGGACAGCGAGCATCAGGTGATCGACCGGGAGCTTGCGCCTCACACCATCGAGGCAGCCGCGCTGTATGCGGTCGTCACGCGTCTCGACACTGACGATCTACCGCCGGGACTCGATCTCGGAGACAAGGCGCGGCTGTTCGACGCCGGCTACATCCACGACGGCGACGATCGGTTAGAGAAAGACGAGTTCGACTTCGCTGACGACACCACCGACGGGGAGCACGGCATTCCCGTGACGTACACGCGGGACATCATCGCTGATCTCCTGTATGAAACGCAGGATCGTCACCACCCCGATCTCTCCGTCGAGGACGTGCTCATGCCCCGGGACGTGCTCGATGCGATGGCGGACGGGCTGATAGACGCGCCGGTGTTTTCGGACACCGAACGCACGGAGTTCGAAAACCGTGTGGTACAGGTGAAAAACGGAATCTTCAGCGCCCAAGAGGAGGATGTGCTCGCAGCCATCATGCGGGACAAACGCGTCGACGTGGAGACCGTCGAGGAGTACGTCGAACACGTGTATGCGTGGGCCGAAAACGAGCCGATCGTGAACGACCGTGGCGAGCACGAGGAGCCGGATCCGCTCAAGATGAAGATATTCGAAATCAAGCATCTCGGTCGCTTCGACGAAAAACACTACGCGGGAACCGATCCTTCCGAAGCCGTCAGATCGTTCCGCACCGAGAAGATCATCACCGCCTTGAACCGACATGCGTGGGCCAACCGTGACGAACAGTTCCGGGCTCAGGACGTGAATCCCAAAGAGATCCCGGTGATCCGAACGGTGCTCGGCAGTCACGACTGGGACGAAGTCCGTCGGACGTTCGAGGACTTCGACCCTCGCCAATGGGATGACCCCCCCACTGGAACGGAGACGGCGGATGTAAAGGAGACTACTATCGAGAACATGATCGACATGTTCGAGTACAGCGAGGCGTCCGCCGAGTTGACGAGTCGGCACGTCATGGGACAGGTGAGCTACAAATGGGACTGAGAGACGACTTAGAACGGTATCGCGAGGTCGGTGAGGAGCGCCGCCAAGACCTCGCGGAGTTCATTCAGTACGGCGATCTCGGCCAGAGCCTCCCCGATGAGATCCACATTCCGATCAAGATCGTCGATCTACCAGCCTTCGAGTACGACCAGCGCGATCAGGGCGGCGTCGGCCAAGGCCAAGACGGTGCTCCCGACGTGGGCGATCCCGTCGGTCAACCCCAACCCGGCGACGGTGACGAAGACGGTGAGCCGGGTGAGGAGGGTGGTGAACACGAGTATTACGAGATGGATCCCGAGGAGTTCGCCCAAGAACTCGACGACGAACTCGGGTTGGATCTCGAACCGAAGGGCAAGCGGGTCGTCGAAGAAAAGGAGGGTGAGTACACCGATATCACCCGGACGGGACCGGCCAGTACACTCGATTTCGACCGGCTGTTCAAATCCGGTCTCAAGCGCAAGCTGGCGATGGATTTCGACGAGGAGTACGTTCGTGCGGTACTGAAAGTCGATGGGATGGGACCACAAGCGGTGTTCGAGTGGGCACGCGGAGAGAACATCCCGGTCTCGCGGGCGTGGATCGAAGACGCGTACGCGGGATTGACACAGACAGAGCGCTCCGAATACGAGAGCATCGAGGCGATGGAGGCAGCGGTCGATCGGACTCCGACTGCCACTCGGATCCGAGAGGAAGGGATCGAAGACATCCCGTTCCGGCGCGAGGACGAACGGTACCGGTACCCAGAAACCATCGAGGAAAAGGAGCGCAACGTCGTCGTGGTGAACATCCGTGACGTATCCGGATCGATGCGGGAGAAAAAGCGGGAGTTGGTCGAGCGGACGTTCACGCCACTCGATTGGTATCTGACGGGAAAATACGACAACGCCGAATTCATCTACATCGCTCACGACGCCGACGCATGGGAGGTTTCCCGCGAGGAGTTCTTCGGCATTCGCTCGGGTGGTGGGACGCGCATTTCGAGCGCGTACGAGTTGGCGGCACAGCTCCTCGAAGAGTATCCCTGGAGCGATTGGAATCGGTACGTGTTCGCGGCGGGCGATTCGGAGAACTCCTCGAACGATACCTCCGAGCGGGTTATCCCGATGATGCAAGCGATCGACGCGAATCTTCACGCCTATGTCGAAACACAGCCCAGTGGGAACGCGATCAACGCGACACACGCCGAAGAGGTCGAGCGACATTTCGGAGAGAGCGAATCCGTGGCGGTCGCGTACGTGACCAGTCCGGGGGACATCGTAAATGCCATCTACACCATCTTGAGCACCGAGAGCAATGAGTAAGCCATCGACAGACAGAGCGGACAAACAGCGCATTGCAGAGGAACTCAAGCCAGTCGTGCGCGAAGCCCACGCGCTCGCAGGAAAGCTCGGTCTCGATCCGTATCCGGTGAACTACTGGATCGTCGATTACGACGAGATGAACTCACTCGTGGCGTACAACGGGTTCCAAGAACGGTATCCCCACTGGCGGTGGGGGATGACCTACGACCAACAGCGCAAACAGCGCCAGTTTCTGGGTGGGAAGGCCTACGAGCTGGTCAACAACGACAGCCCGGCGCACGCCTTCTTGCAGGAATCGAACGCCATGGCTGATCAGAAGGCGGTAATCACCCACGTTGCAGCTCACGCAGATTTCTTCGCCAACAACCAGTGGTACGGGCTGTTCACCGACGACCCGAACGCAGCCCGAATGCTCGCCAGCCACGCCGACACCATCGAGTCCTACATGGATGATCCGGAGATCGACCGCGAGGCAGTCGAAAAATGGATCGATAACGTGCTCTGCTTGGAAGATTGTATCGATCAACACCAGCCGTTCTCGACGGTCGATGATTGGTTGGATGAGACGCCGTCCGAGGCCGACATCAACGAGAAGCTAGAAGAACTCGACCTGAGTGAGGAGGTGCTCGGACAGGTGTTTGACGAGGAGTGGCTAGACCAACAGCGCGAAACCGAGGGCGTCACCTCCTTCCCCATCGAGCCGGAACACGATCTCATCTCGTTTCTACGCACCCACGGGATGGGGTACGACGAGGACGCAGAGAAGGCAGTCGAGTTCGAAGATTGGCAGCGCGAGATCATGGAACTGCTCCGCCGAGAGGCGTACTACTTCGCCCCCCAAAAGATGACCAAGGTGCTCAACGAGGGATGGGCTGCATACTGGGAGTCGATCATGATGGGCGAAGAGGGATTTGCGGCCGAAAACGAGTTCATTCATTACGCCGACCACCAGGCGAAGGTGCTCGGATCGCCCGGCTTCAATCCGTACAAACTGGGCAAAGAGCTGTGGGAGTACGTCGAGAATGTGACTAACCGTCGTGAGGTGGTCGAGCACCTGCTCCGGATCGAGGGCGTGACGTGGCGGAACTTCCACGATACGGTCGATCTCGATGACGTGTTGGAATCGCTCGATCCCGATCCGATCGTGGATCGAGTAGCAAGCGAGACGCTCGACCAACTCGATCCAGCGGATCCTCGCGTCGATGTCGACGGACTCGAACGGGCCAAAGCGGGCGAGATCGACGTCGATCGGTTCCCGTGGAAGGTACTCACCTACGATGGGATCGCAGAACGCCACTACTCGCTCGCAAAGCCCCAAAATCGGGGCTTTTTGGCGCAGATCACTCAGAACGACGTCGAACGGATCGCTCGGTACATGTTCGACGACGCGCGATACGCTTCCATCGAGGAAGCACTTGAGAACGTGGATTACCGCGCCGGTTGGAACCGAATGTACGAGATCCGCGAGAGCCACAACGACGTGACGTTTCTCGATGAGTTCCTCACACAGGAGTTCGTCGAGGAACACGGCTACTTCACCTATGAGTACATGGAAACCACGGAAGATTACCGCGTGACCAGCACCGACGTCGAGGACGTGAAGAAAAAGCTCATGCTCCAGTTCTCGAACTTCGGCAAACCCACCGTCGTCGTCGAAGACGGTAACTACAACAACCGAAACGAACTGTTGCTCTCCCACCAGTACAACGGAGTTATGCTCGACGTCGAACAGGCCCATCAGGTCCTCAAACGCGTGTTCAAACTGTGGGGACACCCCGTGAACCTGAAAACCATCGTCAAGGAACTCTCCGAAAACGACATCGAGGTGGCCCGGCGGCGCGACAGCGAACCCACTCCAGAGGAAACCGGAAAACTCCTCCGGTACGACGGGGAGAACCTTTCGATCACGGATCTACCGTGGAAGGAGGTCGAACACCTCGCCGCCACCGACGTGGATTACGACACCAAACCCGACGAGTGGCTGGCGTGACGGTCTGCGTGAGTGAGAGCCGTCTCACAGAGTCAGTCTCACCGAGTACGTCACCACGGATCACGGGACAGGTTCCGTAGCGTCGTTCGGAAACAGACACACCACTCCCGGCGTGATGCAGTACACAAAGCGATCGCTGGTGAGAATTGTGACCGGAGCCGTCCCTATTCGTACAGCCACCCCTCATCGATCCGTTCGTAGTCGATGAGTTCGTCCGGATCGAAAAAGAGGTCAATTTCGCGCTCGTTCGAACCCGGGTCCTCGTGATCCGAGCCGTGGATGACGTTCCGTCCGAGATCCAGCGCGTAATCGCCACGGATCGTACCGGGCGCAGCCTCGGCGGGGTCGGTTGCACCCATCATCTGACGGACCTGCCGGATCGCGTCCTCGCCTTCCCACACCATCGCAAACACGGGTCCAGACGTGATAAACGACGTCAGACCGTCGAAAAACGGCTTGTCGACGTGCTCGGCGTAGTGTTCACGAGCGAGCTCGTCATCGATCTGCATGAACTTCCCGCCGACGAGCTTCAGCCCCCGGTCCTCGAGACGGGAAACGATCTCACCGATCAATCCCCGTTGCACCGCGTCGGGCTTTGCCATCACGAACGTGCGTTCCTCGGTCATTCGGTCTCCTCCGGCATCTCCTCGTCGGAATCTGACGTTTCGGTTTCCGTATTGGGCTGATCGGCGGCTCCCGGTTCGCCCTCGACACCCGTATCCGTCGCTTCGTCTCGGTCGATATCGGCAATCACGTCGTCATCCTCGGTGTCTCGCTCTGGACGACCCGCTTCCGTCCATTCGAGATCACGGGATTCGCGGCCCATGAAGTAGTTTTTCTCGCATTTCGAATCCTTGAAATGCAGAACGGTACCGTCGTTGCGGACGTACATGATGCCCGTTCCGGGTTCGATTTCCTCGCCGCTGAAATCGCAGGTTCGTGTCGTTGGCATCGTTTATTGGCCTCCGATGGCGTCTGCTTCCCGGGCGGTTTCACGGAGCTGTAGGACATCGCCCTCGCGTACCGGCCCGAGAACGTTCCGTGTGATAATTCGACCTTGGTTGCCGCCGGAGAGAATGCGACATTTGACCTGCATGGCTTCGCCGTGCATACCGGTCTTGCCAACGATTTCGACGACTTCCGCGGCCGTCGCACCCTCCTGATCTTCCGCGCTCATTTACCTGAGATCCTCGAGTTTGTTCGTGATATCCTCAACGCTGCTTTCGGCCTCTCCGGCGTCAACGAGCGCCGCAGCTGCGCTTCCGACTTCGAGACCGGCGGCGTGACCGATGTCATCCTGTGTTTCGACGAAGACGTAAGGGATGTCCTTTTCGTCACACAGCTCCGGAAGGTGCATGACGACCTCCTCGGGCTGTACGTCTTCGGCGATGTACACCAACTCCGCGCTGGTGCGCTCGATCGCCTTCGTCGTCTCGTTCGTCCCTTTTTTCACCGAGCCTGTGTCCCGGGCGACCTGCAGCGCCTCGATGGCGTCTTCAGCAAGATCGGCCGGAACGTCGAAATCTACATAAACTGACATTGTTGTATTGCCTCCCATGTGGTGGCTCGCACTCCCCCGCCTCGTGGATGTGAGAACACTCCAGTCGATATGTCTTCCTCACGATCCACTGCCGATTCAGTTACCGGGTACGTCCGGTTGCTTGTCGAGCAACGCTCGACACAGTCGGCGAGTTGTCCCTGGCTGGGAGTATCATCAACCCCACACGGGTTGTACACCGACTTACTGTAGCCGTCCATAAAAGCGCTTCCGAACACACGCGACCGTGTGGGATCGACACACGACGGAGCAACGATGACCGGTGGAGGCTTGAGAGTCGGGCTGTTGGTTCGGATATGCTCAGGGAAGTCGTGGACACACTTCTGGCCGAGGCCAAGCGCGCGAACGAGCGACGGCTGCTCGTGCTCACCGGCTCCCATGAGACCGCTCTCGACGCCGCGACAACGGTGGTCGACGCTGTCGGTTCCGACGATGCGGTGCTCGTCGGACACCGGACGGTCGGAGGCCTCGAACGCCTCCCGCCGTCCCAAGTGGAGAAACTACTCGGGACGACACACGACGGTATCATCGTCGACCTACACGAGGAGTGTCGTCCTAACACCATCGGCCGTGTCGCTGGCGCGGTCGACGGCGGGGGACTATTCGTGTTGTTGACACCGCCGTTCGATTCGTGGATCGATCGACGCGACCAGTTCGACGACACTCTCGCTGTCCCGCCCGACGACGTCGCGGAGGTGACGGGACGATTCCGTCGTCGTCTGATTTCGCTGCTCCGACTCCACGAAGGGATCGCCATCGTGGATCTACCGACTCGGACGGTGGTTCAGGACGGCAAGACCGACCCATCGCCGATGATCACGGCGGTTCAGCCGAGACCACCGCCGGACCACGCGTTTCCGGAGGCTGCCTATCGGGCCTGTCTCACCACGGACCAAGCCCGGACGCTCCGAGTGCTCGAACGACTTCGTGAACCGGGCTGTGCAACCGTCGTCGAAACCGATCGTGGCCGGGGAAAATCCAGTGCGGCGGGTCTCGCAGCCGGTTCGCTCGCGGTCGCTGGTCGACACGTTCTCGTGACCGCGTCGGCCGTGACTGGCACTACGGAGGTGTTCGCCCGTGCTCGGGAGCTGTGTGAACAGCTCGACGTGCTTGGAGAAACGACCGAGACCGATCTCCGCACGACGACTGGTGGACGGGTGTACTTCAAACCGCCCGACAGTGCGACGTCGTTTCCGAACGATCCCGACGCCGTCGTCGTTGATGAAGCCGCAGCGCTTCCAGTGGGGCTGCTCGAACGCTTTCTCACCTCCACGCCGGTGGTGTTCACCACGACCATCCACGGGTATGAAGGCGCTGGCCGTGGGTTTTCCGTGCGGTTCCGGGATCGACTCGAAGACAGCACGCTCGACGTTACCGAATGCACGATGGAGACCCCGATCCGGTATGCACCCACGGATCCGATCGAACGATGGGCGTTCCACGCGCTGTTACTCGATGCGCGGCCAGCCGTCGACCAGCTGGTGACCGACGCACGACCGAACACTGTCGTCTACGAGCGACCGACGCCAGCCGAGCTGCTGGACGACGAACACCGGCTTCGAGAGCTGTTCGGTCTGCTTGTTCTCGCTCACTACCGAACCGAACCCGACGATCTCGCCCGCGTGCTCGATGCGCCGAACCTCTCCGTTCGGACACTGACACACGAGGGACACGTCGTAGCGGTCGCGTTGCTCGCCCGCGAAGGTGGTCTTCCTTCGGAAACGAGACGCGCAGCCTACCGTGGCGAACGGCTACGAGGGAACATGTTACCGGATCTACTCACGGGCCAACTCCGCGATCCCGAGGCGACGAAACCGATTGGACGACGGGTCATGCGCATCGCTACCCACCCGGCAGTGCGCTCTCACGGTCTCGGAACGCGGCTACTGGAAGCGATCCACGCCGAATTCGACGCCGACTGGTTCGGCGTCGCCTACGGAGCAACGCCCGAACTCATTCGGTTTTGGAACCGTAATGGATATCGAATGGTACATCTTTCAACGACCAGAAACGAGACCAGTGGCGAACACAGCGCAGTGATGCTCCGTCCGGGGACGTCCGGACTGTACGATCGCCACACTCGATGGTTTCGCACCCGGATCGGTGGGATGCTGACGGACACACTTTCCGAGGTCGATCCGGACGTCGTGCGGGCTGCCCTCGGGGCGATCGATACGCCTATCACAGCGGACCTCACCGATCGAGAATGGCGACTCGTTGCCAGCGCGGCGTACGGTCCCGGTCAGTTCGATATGCATCCCGAGCC
The sequence above is drawn from the Halocatena salina genome and encodes:
- a CDS encoding YeaH/YhbH family protein, with product MGLRDDLERYREVGEERRQDLAEFIQYGDLGQSLPDEIHIPIKIVDLPAFEYDQRDQGGVGQGQDGAPDVGDPVGQPQPGDGDEDGEPGEEGGEHEYYEMDPEEFAQELDDELGLDLEPKGKRVVEEKEGEYTDITRTGPASTLDFDRLFKSGLKRKLAMDFDEEYVRAVLKVDGMGPQAVFEWARGENIPVSRAWIEDAYAGLTQTERSEYESIEAMEAAVDRTPTATRIREEGIEDIPFRREDERYRYPETIEEKERNVVVVNIRDVSGSMREKKRELVERTFTPLDWYLTGKYDNAEFIYIAHDADAWEVSREEFFGIRSGGGTRISSAYELAAQLLEEYPWSDWNRYVFAAGDSENSSNDTSERVIPMMQAIDANLHAYVETQPSGNAINATHAEEVERHFGESESVAVAYVTSPGDIVNAIYTILSTESNE
- a CDS encoding SpoVR family protein translates to MSKPSTDRADKQRIAEELKPVVREAHALAGKLGLDPYPVNYWIVDYDEMNSLVAYNGFQERYPHWRWGMTYDQQRKQRQFLGGKAYELVNNDSPAHAFLQESNAMADQKAVITHVAAHADFFANNQWYGLFTDDPNAARMLASHADTIESYMDDPEIDREAVEKWIDNVLCLEDCIDQHQPFSTVDDWLDETPSEADINEKLEELDLSEEVLGQVFDEEWLDQQRETEGVTSFPIEPEHDLISFLRTHGMGYDEDAEKAVEFEDWQREIMELLRREAYYFAPQKMTKVLNEGWAAYWESIMMGEEGFAAENEFIHYADHQAKVLGSPGFNPYKLGKELWEYVENVTNRREVVEHLLRIEGVTWRNFHDTVDLDDVLESLDPDPIVDRVASETLDQLDPADPRVDVDGLERAKAGEIDVDRFPWKVLTYDGIAERHYSLAKPQNRGFLAQITQNDVERIARYMFDDARYASIEEALENVDYRAGWNRMYEIRESHNDVTFLDEFLTQEFVEEHGYFTYEYMETTEDYRVTSTDVEDVKKKLMLQFSNFGKPTVVVEDGNYNNRNELLLSHQYNGVMLDVEQAHQVLKRVFKLWGHPVNLKTIVKELSENDIEVARRRDSEPTPEETGKLLRYDGENLSITDLPWKEVEHLAATDVDYDTKPDEWLA
- the ndk gene encoding nucleoside-diphosphate kinase, producing the protein MTEERTFVMAKPDAVQRGLIGEIVSRLEDRGLKLVGGKFMQIDDELAREHYAEHVDKPFFDGLTSFITSGPVFAMVWEGEDAIRQVRQMMGATDPAEAAPGTIRGDYALDLGRNVIHGSDHEDPGSNEREIDLFFDPDELIDYERIDEGWLYE
- a CDS encoding 50S ribosomal protein L24e — translated: MPTTRTCDFSGEEIEPGTGIMYVRNDGTVLHFKDSKCEKNYFMGRESRDLEWTEAGRPERDTEDDDVIADIDRDEATDTGVEGEPGAADQPNTETETSDSDEEMPEETE
- a CDS encoding 30S ribosomal protein S28e, coding for MSAEDQEGATAAEVVEIVGKTGMHGEAMQVKCRILSGGNQGRIITRNVLGPVREGDVLQLRETAREADAIGGQ
- the rpl7ae gene encoding 50S ribosomal protein L7Ae, giving the protein MSVYVDFDVPADLAEDAIEALQVARDTGSVKKGTNETTKAIERTSAELVYIAEDVQPEEVVMHLPELCDEKDIPYVFVETQDDIGHAAGLEVGSAAAALVDAGEAESSVEDITNKLEDLR
- the tmcA gene encoding tRNA(Met) cytidine acetyltransferase TmcA, producing MLREVVDTLLAEAKRANERRLLVLTGSHETALDAATTVVDAVGSDDAVLVGHRTVGGLERLPPSQVEKLLGTTHDGIIVDLHEECRPNTIGRVAGAVDGGGLFVLLTPPFDSWIDRRDQFDDTLAVPPDDVAEVTGRFRRRLISLLRLHEGIAIVDLPTRTVVQDGKTDPSPMITAVQPRPPPDHAFPEAAYRACLTTDQARTLRVLERLREPGCATVVETDRGRGKSSAAGLAAGSLAVAGRHVLVTASAVTGTTEVFARARELCEQLDVLGETTETDLRTTTGGRVYFKPPDSATSFPNDPDAVVVDEAAALPVGLLERFLTSTPVVFTTTIHGYEGAGRGFSVRFRDRLEDSTLDVTECTMETPIRYAPTDPIERWAFHALLLDARPAVDQLVTDARPNTVVYERPTPAELLDDEHRLRELFGLLVLAHYRTEPDDLARVLDAPNLSVRTLTHEGHVVAVALLAREGGLPSETRRAAYRGERLRGNMLPDLLTGQLRDPEATKPIGRRVMRIATHPAVRSHGLGTRLLEAIHAEFDADWFGVAYGATPELIRFWNRNGYRMVHLSTTRNETSGEHSAVMLRPGTSGLYDRHTRWFRTRIGGMLTDTLSEVDPDVVRAALGAIDTPITADLTDREWRLVASAAYGPGQFDMHPEPFRRLALAALSDRACGSLSPRQERLLVTRVLQARPWSIVASALDFHSSSGCRRALGRTLRPLVDRYGTSAAEDERKWYDE